Below is a window of Candidatus Rickettsiella isopodorum DNA.
AATCTTATTCAATAGATTCGCAAAATTTCGAGGAATTTTTTAAAAAAGTTAGAGACGATTATGATCATAACGATCGTGAATTTAAAAATTTAGTCAATAAGCATGCCTCAACTTACGTGACAAAAAAAATGAATCGCTTTGTGAAAGAAAAAATAGAGGTAAGTTATGACTATTTTTTAAAAGTTGCGGTTAATTACGTGCTGGAAGAATGCGCAGCGATACTTCAATTACATAAGTGTAATGCGGATTTATTCACCTACCCAGGTGGCATCAACCCACCTGGTCGCCATATCTGGAATAAGTATTTTAAAGATTCCTCGCTACGATATATTCGGTATGAAATAAAACTTGATAAATCATTACAGTCTGATTCATCGGCTTCTTCGTCTCTATCAAAATCTACCTTTTTTAAGGAGCAGCCTTGTCATCTTGCTTGTTACATCCAATGCAATTTAAAAGCCCATAACTGGAATTTACCTCAAGAAATACGGTTTATTAAAGAATTTAAAAAATTAATCCGTCAGATTGATCAATCAGAACAAGACGCTATCGATCAAAGAAAAACAATAACACATAGGAAGAGTATATGATTTCAAACACTATTAAACAGATCGCCGATGCATTAGGTACTCTTTTCCCTCTCAATCTTTTCCTTATCAATGAAGATGGAATCATTCAATGGGTTAATGAGCATATGCTTAAAGCGGCCAACCAAACGGAACTGAAAGCAATTCAAGGAAAACATGTGAGGATGTTCGGAGAAAAAGAATGGCTAACCACTAAAAGTGTGATTACCTCTAAAGAAAAATCTATTTTATTCGAAGATGTTCGTCAAAAAAATTTCTTCACTATCAAAATTCCACATAGTGAAGACGGTTTTCGAGGTGTTATTGGACTGTCGTTTGATATTACGGCGTTAAGAAAAGCAGAGGTCGCTAAACAAACCTTCTTAACCAATATGAGTCATGATTTACGTACCCCTTTAACAGGTATCCTAGGTCTTGCTGAAATCCAAGCCGAGCTAGGAACCCAAGCGCAAGATAAAGAATATGGTGTATGGATCTATCAGGCGGGAAAGCAGCTTTTAGAATTACTGACTGCTGTCCTAGACATCTGTGCACTTGAAAACCCTGTTGATCTAATAAAAAAGGAAGAAATAGATTTAACCCAGTTTGTTAATGAGATCAGGGAATTAATGGAACCTTCTATGCTCAATAAAGGTTTAAGCTTTCACGTCAAGCGTGATATGTCGCTGCGGTTTATTTTTAGTGATTCTATCAAGTTAAAGCGAGTCTTAGTCAATCTCCTCTCTAACGCCGTCAAATTTACTCATGAAGGAGAAATTACCTTAGCTATAAAATGGCTCGATCTAACTACTCATACACAAATAGAAATGCAGGTAATCGATACAGGAATTGGTATTCCTGAGGATAAATTGGATAAGGTATTTGATCGTTTTTATCGTGTTGATTCTTCTTACCGAACTAAATATCTCGGTAGTGGATTGGGTTTATCTCTTGTTAAAGAAAGTTTAGAACAATTAGGTGGATCAATAAAGGTTACGAGCCAAGAAGGAAAAGGGAGTTGTTTTACAATAACGCTGGATGTTCTTTAGCACCACTGAATTCTCCCAAGGATTAGTAATATTGCAAGAAACCTTGCTTTCTTTATTAACTCAACCCTGGAGAACAATCGAACTCGATCAACTTTTCTTTTGTCCCTATCATCAGGTTGATGCGAAGGCAACTCAGGATTTTTATAATGAATTATTAAAATCATTAAGCAGAAATTCTTCCTTGAAACAATTAAGTATAACTCCTTTCTCGCTTTCTAAATATCGAGACAATTTAATTTCTTTTTTAGCTACTGCGAAATTAGAACATTTGCATCTCGATATTACCGAAGCCGATCCATCGTCTTGGGAAGCATTTTGTCAAGTTTTGGAGCGACATTCTTCGCTTCAATCATTAAATTTAGGTAACAGTGCTCTTGATAGCTTTGCTTATAAGGCCTTGGCTAATCTATTAGATAAGAATTATAAAATTAAAATCACGCTACCAGAACCCACTGATGCAGAGTTACTAAGTGCCTATCAACCTTTAAAAAAGCGTTTATCAAAGCCAGGCTTAGAGCGATTCAAAGAAAAATATTTAACGCAAGATAGGTTATTTCAAATTGCCATTAAATCGTTAGAATTACTGAAAAAACTTAAACTCAATAACTATCAAGCGACACAACAAGCACAATTAGAAAAACAATTTGAGTTTTTATTAAAAGGTCAAGCCGCTTTGGCTTTTACTGATGGAAACTATACTGACGTTCTACATCGTATTTATCAGGAACATCACCATCTGATTGACGAAGAATCCCCTTATCTTGTTCAATTGCACCTGAATACATTACCCGCCAATAAAACTAAAACGATGGGCTCTATTTTGCTGGAAAAGGCTTTAGAAACTAATAATCAAAGAGCTATACAGACCTTATTAAATGCGAATGCTAATTTGTTTGAATTTCATCCTCATGAGGATGAACCTTTTTTAGTTAAAGTTCTGCAAAATTCAGGAACTATAAAAGAACTTGTGTTAGATCATATTCGGCAATATTCACAATTGGAAGAATCTGATCTGTTTCAACTACAAATTGCAGATGGAAGTAAAACAATCGGTTATGTTTTGCTGGAAAAAGCTTTAAAAACTCAAAATCCGTCAGCGCTAAAAGCTTTACTTAATATCCATGTCAATTTATTTGAATATCCTGACAATAATGAAGAACCCTTTTTAGTTAAAGTCCTGCAAAGTAAAGGAATTTTAAAAAGAATGGTTGTGGAATATATTCAACAGGATCAGCAGATCATGAATCTTGCTATAGAATTTTTTGGTCCTAGTTCTAAATTAAAAAACCTATTTGGAGAATTTAAAGATCACTTAGATAATTATGGCGCCCAACTGGTGAAAAGAGATAATCCTTCTCTTTTAGTATCGATAGCTAAAAAAATATTAATGACTTGGAGACAAATAGTCGACTTTGAAAATCCTTCAGATAAAAGGGGCCAAGAGTGTGCAGAGATGTATCTAAATTTAAATGAATGTCTGCAAGTTTCTGAACAAGAACTCACTCTGTATAATTTTTTTGATAAGATGCATAAGATAATAATCAAAATGAAAGAAAACTCGACGGAGGCTATACGTGGTTTCTTTAACTCATCATTTTTACATGAAAAAAGTTTAAAATTAATCACTAAATTTGAATATGAATTGCTGGATTCTAAAAAATCAGTCTTTGATAAAAGCATAAATCAAATCAAAGAAGCGCGTGAACAAGATAGATTGGTATTTAATGAACAAATTGAAATGATGAAAACAGAGAATGCTGAAATGAGAAAAACGCAAGCACAAATGGAAGCACAGATTCATAAATTAAGTAAGCAAATGGGTGCCCATGGGTTTTTTCCAGAAGCGAAACCTCCGCTTTTTAACTTGCCCAATCAAGCTAACAATGAAGCACAAGGAGCTTTTCAGCCCTAATCATCAAAGGATTTATTAAATGAGATGATAATAACTATGTTAATTGCAGATATTGGTCTGAGACTTTCTTATAAACCCTTTGAATGGATGTCCTGGTGGTGGAGAATAAAATGGGGAGATTTTATTGAAGTTTCCCCTCAGATCAGTGTAAGGTATTCTCTATGGAAACGCGAAGATAGTCATTTGAAAAATCTTAAGCTATGCGGTCTTTCTCCTGCTGAACTACAAAAGGAAATTGCAGCTTATTGGGAAAAGCCTTTTTGGCGCCGTTGGCTATTAAGTTTTTTCACGGATATTGATAACAAGATCGTTATTTTAGCTTATTATAAGCGTTGTTTGTCTTTTAGGATTATTCGTAAGGATCATCCTGTGTTAGAGAAACGTATAATACTTTCTGAACCAGAACAACGACTGATAAACTCACTTATTAATAAAGTAAAACAGGATACCACTGTATTAGAAAACTATTTAGAAAAATACGCAGGAAATACTCAATGGATCGAGAAAAACTTGGATTTATTATTAACAAAATTTGAAAAGAAAAGACAAAAGGTTTTTGCAAAATTATTAAATAAATATTTAAAAGAGCTGTCTAACGGGTATGATCGTAAATCTTTACGAAAAAAATTAGAAGAAGAATATCAAAGGATGGAAAAAATGCTCAAAAATTATATAAAAAATTCATGTCAAGAAAATAGTATTCAACAAGAATCAAGCTTGCCTATTGAAGAAAATTCAAATCAAGAGTTGATGTATGTAGGTTCTGTGACAGTAATGGATAAAAATGAGGAATCTTATGTCGATAGTAATGCCTGTTCGATGGATGCCAATGAATGGCTTGATTTAAATGAATGGCTAACCCTACAACGACAAACCCTAAAAAAAATGCTAAAAGAGGAGCTTCCGTCTTACGACGTAATCCAATCCTTATTAGAAAAAAATTTGAACAGATTACAATTACTTATTGATACGCAGTTGAAAAATCATGAAAATAAAATCAATGAAGTGAGGTATAGGCGAGTTAACTATAAGGATGCTTTAGACCGGTCTGAGTTTTTACAGCATCGATTAACCTATTTTTTTCGACATTGTAGTTTATTATTTCATCCAGATAAATCTCATGGTGATGAGCGTTTAAAGTTAATCCAAACTGAGTTATTTAAAGCGTTTCAATACTTTGCTGAAAACTCGCTTGAAAGACTGAGTAAAGGCTTAACGAAATTAAAGCGATATATTCCTAAATGGAAGTTAAATTTAGATAAACTACTAGAGGAAGCAGAACGCGATAGAAAAGAGTTTAGAGAGTGGATGGATCAAAAATTTTCAGAATTAGAGGCAGAAAATGCCGAAACGAGAAAAAACCAAGCGCGGATGCAAACAGAAATTAATGCTATGGAAACAGAGATTAGTGTCTTAACGAAAAAAATGAATATTCATATGTTTTATTCAGAAGCGAAAGAGCAAGGGCAAACTTGGCAAACTTTAAATTATTCTTCACCTCGACCATGACGGATTCCTATCGAATTGATTATAGATTTTTCAATTATTTTTCTGTATCCAATTGTTCAGCTTGAAAATGTGAACCATGCCAAGAAACCGGTACATTCACTTGTAAAGGCGCCCTCCAGGCACAACTAGCTATCCAGCCGATTAGACTTCCTAAGAATAAGAGTAGTAATATTTTTTTTATCATAAAAAAGTATATTTAATATTTAATAACAAAATTAACCGCACTATTTAAAGGCCTTGATTCATTACCCCCTTGATAATCAACGTAAGCACTGTTGGGATACGTACCGTGGTAACATTTTTCAGTCATGGCTTCTTTACCTCTCGGGGGATCTTCAAAACCTGTGGTATAAGAATGGTTATGAGTCAGTATTTCATCCAATTCGAGCGATCCAATAGTGTTTTTAATCAGTCCTTGTCCATAGTTAAAAAATCGATCACCGGTATCTAGTTTAGCCTCTTTATCCCAGCCTCTTAAGAAGGTGCCTCGTAAATCTGGCACGGCAAAATAAGCTTGGTTAATCGCTATGATCGTCTTTGCGTTGACTTGTTCTGCGGTATCGGTTTCTTCAATATCAACAACAATACCTACTCCTCCAAGCTTACGAAAACAATTATTTAAGCACTCGGAGTTTGTTTTTACTTATAAAGGTGAACCTATAAAACAATGTAATACTAAGGCATGGAAAAAAGCGTTAAGTCGAGCAGGAATAGAAAATTTTCGTTGGCACGATTTACGTCATACTTGGGCTTCCTGGCATGTGCAAAATGGAACTTCTTTACAAGAGTTACAACAACTAGGAGGTTGGAGTTCTTTTAAAATGGTATTACGTTATGCGCATTTAAATAGTGACCAACTTAAACGAGCAGCAGAAAGAATTGCTGGTACAAAATTGGTACATTCAACTTTACATGGTTAGGTAGGTTAGTATCTAAGTCTTTGATTTTACTGGTGGGCCGTGATGGAATCGAACCATCGACCAATAGATTAAAAGTCTACTGCTCTACCAACTGAGCTAACGGCCCCATGAAAACGGAAGCCGAGATTGTAGACAATTTGGTAGTGAATAGCAATCCTAATACACATTTTTTTTCGATTAGTGCAATCATTGCTTAACCCAGCCCTTCAATCTATTGATTTTTACTCTTAGATAATTCGGTAGCCATTTAATTTTCTAAAGGTCTATAAAATTCCTGAAATTCCCCCGAACAAACCAAACGAAGAAGTCACTAATAAAATCACACCCACTAATAAAGCATAAGCGGGTTTTAAACGAAACGCTTTAGGTAAAGTACGCAACGCTAAAAGATACAGAAAGCCCAAGACAATGGGTAATAATAAGGCGTTCATTACTTCGACACCCACACTTAGATTCACTAAATTCACACTGCCGGAAGCTACCAGTATGCCACCTAGAATTAAAATTAAGGTATAAACTCCGTAAAACCAGGGTGCTTCTTTAGGATGATGCTCTAAAGACCGACGAAACCCCATCACTTCACCTAAACCCCAAGCCGCGGTTAGAGAAACTACAATACTCGCAACCAGTGCCGCACCCGTCATACCGAGAGCAAATAAAACTCGACCCGTTGTAAAACCTAAACTGGGCGTAATCGCCTGACTAATTTGTTGGACGGTATTAAGCGGCGCTAATGGATTTATTTTTCCGATAGTGGCTGCAGTAGCAATCAATAAGGCGGCCATAATTAATTGCGTAATGATCGCCCCTATCGCTGTATCCCAGCGTGCTATTCGTAAATGACTGGCATTAAGTCCCTTATCTAATACCGCTGATTGCTGATAAAAAATCATCCAGGGCATAATCACAGCACCAATATTTCCGGCCAGTAAATAGAGGTAAGATTTATTCTGCCAGGGAATATGCGTAAAGCCGCTCAGTATTTCATGCCCTACCGGTCTAGCATCCCAAGCAACCCATAAGAAAACCAATTCGAATAATCCTAATAGAATAGCGATCCGTTCAACCGAACGATAAGAACCAGTCCAAGCGACTAAGGTCAAAAAAGCCACCACTAAGGATAAGGTTTCCCAGGCCGGAATATTAAAGAGTGCTCCCACGCCTGCCAAACCACTAAACTCACTGAGTATGGCGCCAATACACGAAATCACTAAGGTTGATACTGACAACCATGCCCACGTTTTACCAAAATAATGTTTAATTAACTCGCCATGACCCATCCCTGTGGCAATACCTAACCGTATCGTTAATTCCTGGGCGATATATAGGATAGGCATTAAAATAAACTGTAATGCTAATAATCTATAGCCCCAAACAGCACCACTTTGAGCGGCGGTAATTAAACTACCGGCATCGGTATCAGCCAACATGACCACTAAACCTGGCCCTAATAGACTCAGCCAAAATAAGGGTTTTTTTAGAGGTCGTCGGTTACTTAAAACAGATGAAACAGACATACTTATCAGTCATTTTTGTAATTATTCTGGCTCAGAGTTTATCAACTATTATAGAGGAGTTCAATAGTAATGATAATCATTATCAATTATACAGACTGCGATTCGGCCTACTGAGGCAAGTCTTTACGTTAGGGATGAGGGGGGTTTTTTCAAAATAGTCCAATAGAAACAGACGGCTAAACCCAACACACTTAAAAACCCAAACCCGCTGGCAAGTGCTTGCCAACTTATAGGTAAAACAGCAAATAGGCGCGGATTTCCTGTAATAGATAAAGGAATAGCAAGAAATACATCCATTAAAGCGGCGCCCGCTACTAAACCACAACTTAACAAAATGGCATTGTGCTGTTGAAAATCCGATGGGGTTGTTTGGCGATTGATTTTTTTCTGTAAAAAAAACTTAATCCCATAAGCAAACAAACTTCCTATAAACAAGGGTGTAGAAGAGCTTAATGGTAAATAAATTCCCATGCCGACACCCAACAAAGAAAGATTAATTTTTCCTACTGTGTTCACTATGATTAATACCAGCATGATAGCCCCGCCCATCGCTAACATGTTCCAAGGTAGATCATGATTAAATACACCTTGCGTTAAACCGGCCATCATGGCGGCAGGTGGCGCCGGTAAAGTTTGTTGGGGATCCATACCCGCATGGGGTAATACGGTGGTTAATCCATAAACATTAAAAAGCAACTGCATCACGTAGGGAATAACTAAAGATGCGATGACAACACCGAGTATCAACATAAGCTGTTGCCGCCAAGGTGTCGCACCAATTAAATGCCCTACTTTTAAATCTTGAATATTATCGTTCGCTATGCACGCTGCACCCGCTACGACGGCACCAATAATGATCGTTATCGCCGCTGCATTGAGTAGTTGTGAACTTAGCAAGTCTTGTCCTTTAAAAAACAGCACGCCACGTAAAATTAATGCCATGAATAGCAAGCCTGAAATGACAATAGCAGAACCAGGACTCGCTGTTACACCCACCAAACCGGAAAAATAACCGCAAAGCGCTGCAAATACAAAACCTATCACAAGCACATAAAGCACCGCAACGACAAGAAATAATTGCGGAAACGTAAACAGTAAACTTTGAATAGGTAATAGATAATTGAATAAGAAATAAATACTGAAAATAACTAAAACTAAACTCGAAAGTAAATAATTCAGCGGGATATCTTGCTCGGTAGGTGATAGCTGATTTTTTAACGGATGAAATAGACCTCGTAGTAATAAACGCAAGCTGAGATAAAAAGGACGTAATAAATTTAATAACGTCCAGAATCCGGCTGCTAACATTGCACCCAAACCAATATAATGTATGTCACTAGAATAAACAGCTAAGCTTTTTGCTAAAATAAAAGTGTTACCTACTGGCATCAAATAACTTAGTAAGGGTAAACTAATCCCCCAAGCAATAAACGCGCCTAACAACAAGCTAAGTCCTACATTCCAACCAATTAAATAACCGACGCCGATTAACGCGGGTGCGAAACCTAAGCCAAAACCGATAATTTTCGATTGTCCGAATACCACCCATTTTTCAGTGGACACGGCAATAATTTTTAAACCTGTTTGCGCAAATTCCAAACCCGCTCCCAAACTAGTGCCAACTAACATTTTATTAATAGGAAAACTTTGTTTTTGACTTAACTTTAAAACTTCGGATATGGCACGCGCTTCTGGAAAATAAAGTTGTGGCGTATTGATTAAAATTTTACGTAACGGAATCGAAAATAAAATACCTAATAATCCTCCTAAACAAGCAATTGCAAAATTTGCAAAATAAGGAAAATGATTCCAATAACCGATAATGATCAGCGCGGGAATCGTAAATACGATACCTCCTGCAACCGCTTCCCCCGCTGAAGCGGCGGTTTGAATCAAATTCGCTTCAAAAATATTTCCATTGTGAAATAAACGCAGGATTGCCATCGCTAATATGGCGGCAGGAATAGATGCTGAAGGTAAGATACCTACTTTTAAAGCTAAGTAAGTACTTGATGCCGCCAACAATAGCGCTAAAAAGATTCCTAAGACAACCACTCTTAAAGTAATAATCCCGGTCTGCGATCTGTTGTCATCTTGCATAACGATATAATTAAATGAAATCAGCTTGAATATAATCTTTTAGGACACTTGGAATACGTATTTTTCCCTCTTTAGTTTGATAGTTTTCCATCAATGCCACTAAGGTACGACCCACTGCTAAACCTGAACCATTAAGCGTATGTATCAATTCAATTTTACCGGTTTCCGGATTACGCCAACGAGCCGCTAAACGCCGTGCTTGAAACGATTCAAAATTACTACACGATGAAATTTCACGATAAGTATTTTGACTAGGCAACCATACTTCGAGGTCATAAGTTTTTGCCGAACTAAAACCCAAATCGCCGGTACACAAAGCAACCACACGGTAAGGTAATTCTAATTTTTGTAGTATCGTCTCGGCTTCCTGGGTTAATTCTTCTAAAGCGTGATAGGAATTTTTGGGTTCTACAAAACGAATCAATTCTACCTTTTCAAATTGATGTTGACGGATCATACCACGGGTATCTTTACCATAAGAGCCCGCTTCGCTACGAAAACAGGGCGTATGAGCAACATATTTTTTAGGGAGATCCGTCGCCGTGTAAATAGTATCGCGAGCGAGATTGGTCACGGATACTTCAGCGGTAGGAATGAGATAAAAACCTTGCTCACCTTTT
It encodes the following:
- a CDS encoding NRAMP family divalent metal transporter, translated to MSVSSVLSNRRPLKKPLFWLSLLGPGLVVMLADTDAGSLITAAQSGAVWGYRLLALQFILMPILYIAQELTIRLGIATGMGHGELIKHYFGKTWAWLSVSTLVISCIGAILSEFSGLAGVGALFNIPAWETLSLVVAFLTLVAWTGSYRSVERIAILLGLFELVFLWVAWDARPVGHEILSGFTHIPWQNKSYLYLLAGNIGAVIMPWMIFYQQSAVLDKGLNASHLRIARWDTAIGAIITQLIMAALLIATAATIGKINPLAPLNTVQQISQAITPSLGFTTGRVLFALGMTGAALVASIVVSLTAAWGLGEVMGFRRSLEHHPKEAPWFYGVYTLILILGGILVASGSVNLVNLSVGVEVMNALLLPIVLGFLYLLALRTLPKAFRLKPAYALLVGVILLVTSSFGLFGGISGIL
- a CDS encoding OPT family oligopeptide transporter, whose protein sequence is MQDDNRSQTGIITLRVVVLGIFLALLLAASSTYLALKVGILPSASIPAAILAMAILRLFHNGNIFEANLIQTAASAGEAVAGGIVFTIPALIIIGYWNHFPYFANFAIACLGGLLGILFSIPLRKILINTPQLYFPEARAISEVLKLSQKQSFPINKMLVGTSLGAGLEFAQTGLKIIAVSTEKWVVFGQSKIIGFGLGFAPALIGVGYLIGWNVGLSLLLGAFIAWGISLPLLSYLMPVGNTFILAKSLAVYSSDIHYIGLGAMLAAGFWTLLNLLRPFYLSLRLLLRGLFHPLKNQLSPTEQDIPLNYLLSSLVLVIFSIYFLFNYLLPIQSLLFTFPQLFLVVAVLYVLVIGFVFAALCGYFSGLVGVTASPGSAIVISGLLFMALILRGVLFFKGQDLLSSQLLNAAAITIIIGAVVAGAACIANDNIQDLKVGHLIGATPWRQQLMLILGVVIASLVIPYVMQLLFNVYGLTTVLPHAGMDPQQTLPAPPAAMMAGLTQGVFNHDLPWNMLAMGGAIMLVLIIVNTVGKINLSLLGVGMGIYLPLSSSTPLFIGSLFAYGIKFFLQKKINRQTTPSDFQQHNAILLSCGLVAGAALMDVFLAIPLSITGNPRLFAVLPISWQALASGFGFLSVLGLAVCFYWTILKKPPSSLT
- a CDS encoding sensor histidine kinase; this encodes MISNTIKQIADALGTLFPLNLFLINEDGIIQWVNEHMLKAANQTELKAIQGKHVRMFGEKEWLTTKSVITSKEKSILFEDVRQKNFFTIKIPHSEDGFRGVIGLSFDITALRKAEVAKQTFLTNMSHDLRTPLTGILGLAEIQAELGTQAQDKEYGVWIYQAGKQLLELLTAVLDICALENPVDLIKKEEIDLTQFVNEIRELMEPSMLNKGLSFHVKRDMSLRFIFSDSIKLKRVLVNLLSNAVKFTHEGEITLAIKWLDLTTHTQIEMQVIDTGIGIPEDKLDKVFDRFYRVDSSYRTKYLGSGLGLSLVKESLEQLGGSIKVTSQEGKGSCFTITLDVL